One stretch of Centroberyx gerrardi isolate f3 chromosome 13, fCenGer3.hap1.cur.20231027, whole genome shotgun sequence DNA includes these proteins:
- the LOC139914865 gene encoding E3 ubiquitin/ISG15 ligase TRIM25-like has translation MAQQGIQLDGSKFCCSICLDLLKDPVTIPCGHSYCMSCIKSCWDEEDQKKIHSCPQCRQTFTPRPVLGKNTMLAELLEDLKKTGLQAAPPDRCYAGPGDVACDVCTGRKLKALKSCLVCPASYCEQHLQPHYDEPPLKKHKLVEATVKLQENICSRHDEVMKIFCRTDQQCICYLCSMDEHKGHDTVSAAAERTERQKELGVSRQKHQKRIQDREKDVKVLQHEVEAINLSADKAVEDSEKIFTELVRLIEKRSSDVKEQIRSRQKAEASRAEELQEKLKQEIAELRRKDAELEQLSHTEDHTHFLNIHVKSHWIQTQHTHICHYLRGTEEQHV, from the exons ATGGCGCAGCAAGGAATTCAGCTGGACGGATCAAAATTCTGCTGTTCGATCtgtctggatctactgaaggatccggtgactattccctgtgggcacagctactgcatgagctgtattaaaagctgctgggatgaagaggatcagaagaaaatccacagctGCCCCCAGTGCAGACAGACCTTCACACCAAGGCCTGTCCTGGGGAAAAATACCATGTTAGCAGAGTTACTGGAGGACCTGAAGAAGACAGGACTCcaagctgctcctcctgatcGCTGCTATGCCGGACCTGGAGATGTGGCCTGTGATGTCTGCACTGGGAGAAAGCTGAAAGCCCTCAAGTCCTGTCTGGTGTGTCCGGCCTCTTACTGtgagcagcacctccagcctcactaTGATGAACCTCCATTAAAGAAACACAAGCTGGTCGAAGCCACCGTGAAGCTTCAGGAGAACATCTGCTCTCGTCATGACGAGGTGATGAAGATTTTCTGCCGTACTGATCAGCAGTGTATCTGTTATCTCTGCTCCATGGATGAACATAAAGGCCACGACAcagtctcagctgcagcagaaaggactgagaggcagaaagagctcGGGGTGAGTCGGCAAAAACACCAGAAGAGAatccaggacagagagaaagacgtgaAGGTGCTTCAACATGAGGTGGAGGCTATCAATCTCTCTGCTGATAAAGCAGTGGAGGACAGTGAGAAGATCTTCACTGAGCTGGTCCGTCTCATTGAGAAAAGAAGCTCTGATGTGAAGGAGCAGATCAGATCCCGGCAGAAAGCGGAAGCGAGTCGGGCCGAAGAACttcaggagaagctgaagcaggagatcgctgagctgaggaggaaagacgctgagctggagcagctctcacacacagaggatcacaCCCATTTTCT caatattcacgtcaaatcacactggatccaaacacagcacacacatatCTGTCATTATCTGAGGGGAACAGAAGAGCAACACGTGTGA